The Aureispira anguillae genome contains a region encoding:
- the ppk2 gene encoding polyphosphate kinase 2, with amino-acid sequence MKDLKITKDDLERINTKDGYLKLLESKKVNVKKLLRTLKYEEELNDLQVELLKMQGWALKNNKRIAILFEGRDAAGKGGTIRRFVEHLNPRSIRIVALPKPTEDERGQWYFRRYINQLPNPGEIVFFDRSWYNRAVVEPVNGFCTKEQYDLFMKQVINYEEMLQESGVILIKFWLDTSKKEQAERFAARKESPLKQWKFSPIDEKAQELWDLYTSYRDAMFKNTHTKNCPWVVVQADDKKDARLAAIRYVLHQLDYDNKGDSGVDLKPDPEVVKKYKK; translated from the coding sequence ATGAAAGATCTAAAAATAACAAAGGATGACCTAGAGCGCATCAATACCAAAGATGGTTATTTAAAACTATTGGAATCCAAAAAAGTCAATGTTAAAAAGCTACTAAGAACCTTAAAATATGAAGAGGAATTAAACGACTTACAGGTTGAACTCTTAAAAATGCAGGGTTGGGCTTTGAAAAATAATAAACGCATTGCTATTTTGTTTGAAGGAAGAGATGCTGCTGGCAAAGGGGGGACAATCCGCCGTTTTGTAGAACACCTAAATCCTAGATCTATTCGTATTGTTGCTTTACCCAAACCAACAGAAGACGAGCGAGGACAATGGTATTTTAGACGTTATATTAATCAACTTCCCAATCCTGGCGAAATTGTATTCTTTGATCGAAGCTGGTACAACCGAGCAGTGGTAGAGCCTGTTAATGGTTTTTGTACTAAGGAACAGTATGATTTGTTTATGAAACAAGTGATCAATTATGAAGAAATGTTGCAAGAGTCAGGGGTGATTTTGATCAAATTTTGGTTAGATACTAGCAAAAAGGAACAAGCAGAACGATTTGCAGCTAGAAAGGAAAGCCCTTTGAAGCAATGGAAATTTAGCCCTATTGATGAAAAAGCACAGGAACTTTGGGACTTGTATACTTCTTATAGAGATGCTATGTTTAAAAATACGCATACTAAAAATTGCCCTTGGGTAGTTGTGCAAGCCGATGATAAAAAAGATGCTCGATTAGCTGCGATTCGTTATGTGCTTCACCAATTAGATTATGATAATAAGGGGGATAGTGGAGTTGATCTAAAACCCGATCCAGAAGTTGTTAAAAAGTATAAAAAATAA
- a CDS encoding DUF4442 domain-containing protein, whose product MFKRYKPTNFKMRLYGMVLNLFPTYRRTGGRAFFIAEDLSDVHIRLKLGWGTRNYVGTMFGGSMASAADPIYMIQLIRILGNDYVVWDKSASIRFRRPGNQTLYSRFLITDELLAEIRQRVVNEQEIDLDLTSDWVDKDGTVYATVTKTLYVADKQFYKNKQLARKNK is encoded by the coding sequence ATGTTTAAGCGTTATAAACCAACCAATTTTAAAATGCGTTTGTATGGAATGGTCTTGAACCTATTTCCAACTTATAGACGAACAGGAGGGCGAGCGTTCTTTATTGCAGAGGATCTTTCAGATGTTCATATTCGCTTAAAGTTAGGCTGGGGAACTAGAAATTATGTGGGAACCATGTTTGGTGGAAGTATGGCTTCCGCAGCAGATCCTATCTATATGATTCAATTGATTCGCATACTAGGAAATGATTATGTTGTTTGGGACAAGTCGGCAAGTATTCGATTTAGACGACCAGGAAATCAAACTTTGTATAGTCGATTTTTGATTACCGATGAGTTGTTGGCAGAAATTCGACAACGAGTTGTCAATGAGCAAGAAATTGATTTAGATTTAACTTCAGATTGGGTAGATAAGGATGGAACAGTATATGCAACGGTAACCAAAACGCTGTATGTCGCTGACAAACAATTCTACAAGAATAAGCAGTTAGCTCGAAAAAATAAGTAA
- a CDS encoding OmpA family protein yields MNIRLVLITILFGYLVNIHAQQNLIFEENFDDNFLQWMHGNSAEYSAQVKDGLYQIKYKQEVGAWYFWQSIPVHPDTSFYIESKITPFLEGRQSVYGLIWGVRDLNNYNAFLVSNQGKTSVVTCRKGKFTRVINWTLTSNYQNNQAHTIAIRKNNGKMRYYLDGKVAFTSRVLPFYGDLLGFVISGKTAAKIDHLTVRQDREINLVEDTLQGFHRENLGTNINSPYAELHPLIAHDGQRLFVTRKGHPQNKGLDKRDDAWVSYKQKDGSWSLLEQLDFPINNNNHNQVISVSPDNNTLLIGNTYNHNGSSKGKGVSISHRKEDGTWEIPKDVIIDNYYNQNPIHSIHLAANKQLLLLSIERNDSYGHLDLYVSFLQKNGRFSQPKNLGATINTTYEEGTPFLAADGKTLYFASSGHGGYGSMDIFVTKRLDDTWRSWTKPQNLGPKINSNKWEAHYSIAASGTKAYFVSNRGEQHIGAEDVYQVVPPLGSRPDPVLLVKGKVFNANTKAPIRAKIIYYDLANNEEKGNALSDSKNGNYQAILPANNQYNFLAFKGGYYPVSQSIEVGKIDEYTEMYITLYLHPIRVGESIPLNNIFFLGKTDELAVNSYPELNRLSIFMDKYPEMTIKLESRTSSKAQNMKAYLVEKGIESKRIILANNPAKNSNFSIVSLVDYDKNIQRRGNFDPNFNAKEIQKGQIFRLNNTFFSADSSYITKQAEKELISLKNFLLKNPLIKIEIGGHTNGLPEHDYCDRLSTNRAKNVSLYLQSAGIPTQQVTYKGYGKRHPIATNETLQGRQLNQRVEIKIIGTSTKEKQKGALVIPSETD; encoded by the coding sequence ATGAACATTCGCCTTGTATTGATCACTATTTTATTTGGTTATCTTGTTAACATTCATGCGCAACAGAATTTAATCTTTGAAGAGAATTTTGACGATAATTTTTTGCAATGGATGCATGGCAATAGCGCTGAATATAGTGCTCAAGTCAAAGATGGTCTATATCAAATCAAATACAAACAAGAGGTAGGTGCTTGGTATTTTTGGCAATCTATCCCCGTCCATCCTGATACTTCATTTTATATAGAAAGTAAAATTACTCCTTTTTTAGAAGGTAGGCAAAGTGTTTATGGGCTTATTTGGGGCGTACGGGATTTAAATAATTACAATGCTTTTTTGGTTAGTAATCAAGGAAAAACTTCTGTGGTCACTTGCCGAAAAGGAAAATTTACAAGGGTAATCAATTGGACCCTAACAAGCAATTATCAAAATAACCAAGCCCACACGATTGCCATACGCAAAAACAATGGCAAAATGCGTTATTATTTAGATGGTAAGGTTGCTTTTACGTCACGTGTATTGCCTTTTTATGGTGATTTATTGGGTTTTGTTATATCGGGAAAAACAGCTGCAAAAATAGACCACCTAACCGTAAGACAAGATCGAGAAATTAACTTGGTAGAAGATACTCTCCAAGGCTTTCATCGAGAAAATTTAGGAACCAATATCAATTCGCCCTATGCAGAATTGCATCCACTAATTGCACACGATGGGCAGCGCCTATTTGTTACCCGAAAAGGACATCCTCAAAATAAAGGACTAGACAAACGAGATGATGCTTGGGTGTCTTACAAACAAAAAGATGGCAGCTGGAGCCTTTTAGAACAACTTGATTTTCCGATCAATAACAACAATCACAATCAAGTCATTTCGGTTTCGCCTGACAATAACACCCTGCTTATTGGCAATACCTACAATCACAATGGCAGTTCCAAAGGCAAGGGCGTGTCTATTAGCCATCGCAAAGAAGATGGCACTTGGGAAATTCCCAAAGATGTTATTATTGACAATTATTACAACCAAAACCCAATACATAGTATTCATTTAGCAGCCAACAAGCAACTTTTATTGTTGTCTATTGAACGAAATGATTCTTATGGTCATTTAGATTTATATGTTTCTTTTTTGCAAAAAAATGGACGCTTTTCTCAACCCAAAAACCTAGGTGCTACCATTAATACCACCTATGAAGAAGGTACGCCATTTTTAGCAGCAGATGGCAAAACGCTCTATTTTGCGTCCTCAGGTCATGGGGGCTATGGCTCTATGGATATTTTTGTCACTAAACGATTAGATGATACTTGGCGAAGTTGGACAAAACCTCAAAACTTAGGTCCCAAGATTAACTCCAATAAATGGGAAGCACATTATAGCATTGCTGCTTCTGGTACTAAGGCTTATTTTGTTTCTAACAGAGGCGAACAGCATATTGGAGCAGAGGATGTTTATCAAGTTGTTCCGCCCTTGGGTTCTCGTCCTGATCCTGTATTATTGGTCAAAGGAAAGGTATTTAATGCCAATACCAAAGCTCCTATTCGGGCAAAAATCATTTATTATGATCTAGCTAATAATGAAGAAAAAGGCAATGCGCTTTCCGATAGTAAGAACGGAAATTATCAAGCCATTCTTCCTGCCAACAATCAATATAACTTCTTAGCCTTCAAAGGAGGTTATTATCCCGTTAGCCAAAGCATTGAAGTAGGCAAAATTGATGAATATACAGAAATGTACATCACGCTTTATTTGCATCCTATACGGGTAGGTGAAAGCATTCCACTCAACAATATTTTTTTCTTGGGCAAAACGGATGAACTAGCCGTCAATTCTTACCCCGAATTGAATCGCCTAAGCATTTTCATGGATAAATATCCCGAAATGACCATCAAACTAGAGAGCCGAACTTCGTCAAAGGCGCAAAATATGAAAGCGTATCTAGTTGAGAAAGGAATCGAAAGCAAACGTATTATTTTGGCTAATAATCCAGCTAAAAACAGTAATTTTTCTATTGTTTCGCTAGTAGATTATGATAAAAATATACAACGTCGGGGCAATTTTGATCCCAACTTTAATGCCAAAGAAATTCAAAAAGGGCAAATCTTTCGCCTAAACAATACCTTCTTCTCTGCGGACTCTTCTTATATCACTAAACAAGCAGAAAAAGAGTTAATTAGCTTAAAAAATTTCTTACTCAAAAACCCATTAATTAAGATTGAAATTGGCGGGCATACCAACGGTCTCCCTGAGCATGATTATTGTGATCGACTTTCTACCAATAGAGCCAAAAATGTTTCTTTATACCTTCAATCAGCGGGTATACCAACTCAACAGGTAACGTACAAAGGTTATGGAAAACGCCATCCTATTGCTACCAATGAAACCTTGCAAGGTAGACAGCTGAATCAACGAGTAGAAATTAAAATTATAGGAACTTCAACCAAAGAAAAACAAAAGGGCGCTTTGGTAATTCCTTCCGAAACAGATTAA
- a CDS encoding DUF3137 domain-containing protein, which yields MHSKLVVFEQKRKRLILLMAIGVLLLMLATIFVLTLDMFALSIFLFVPWFLLFRLYRYQANIFTSGFKPIVVQSILEYMDSSLTYYYKDYISKDTFLRSGIFPKVSGLLYYGEDYIMGKIGEIFFEMSELEIHHTDKIKAKLEQKFKGVFFHANFNTSFKGRILMIPRPDWQLFIPVMKEYTKYGGYELTNTGNAHFDDEFLVYLDRDVHYKEILTPELITAINQYHLKSGKKVYASFYNSHFYMAIDDHQNLLEASVFHSNLNFELIAAYYQELTLFTEIVKDFDITH from the coding sequence ATGCACAGCAAATTAGTGGTGTTTGAGCAAAAGCGAAAACGGCTGATTTTGTTGATGGCAATTGGTGTCCTATTGCTGATGTTAGCAACAATTTTTGTGCTAACTTTAGATATGTTTGCGCTTTCTATCTTTTTGTTTGTGCCTTGGTTTTTGCTCTTTCGGTTGTATCGGTATCAAGCTAATATTTTTACTTCAGGATTTAAGCCCATTGTGGTGCAATCTATCTTGGAATATATGGATTCTAGCCTGACGTATTATTATAAGGACTATATAAGCAAAGATACTTTTTTGCGCAGTGGTATTTTTCCAAAAGTTTCTGGTTTATTGTATTATGGCGAGGATTACATTATGGGAAAGATTGGAGAAATCTTTTTTGAAATGAGCGAATTGGAAATACATCATACCGACAAAATAAAAGCAAAACTAGAGCAAAAATTTAAAGGCGTATTTTTTCATGCTAACTTTAATACTTCTTTTAAAGGGCGCATTCTTATGATTCCAAGACCAGATTGGCAATTGTTTATTCCCGTCATGAAGGAGTATACTAAATACGGCGGATATGAATTGACCAATACAGGCAATGCACATTTTGACGATGAATTTTTGGTGTACTTGGATCGAGATGTTCATTATAAAGAAATACTAACCCCTGAATTAATTACAGCAATTAATCAGTACCATTTAAAAAGTGGTAAGAAAGTCTATGCTTCTTTTTACAACAGTCATTTTTATATGGCAATTGACGATCATCAAAATTTGCTAGAAGCCAGTGTTTTTCATTCTAATCTTAATTTTGAATTAATTGCGGCTTATTATCAAGAGTTGACTTTATTTACAGAAATTGTCAAGGATTTTGATATTACGCATTGA
- a CDS encoding DUF2490 domain-containing protein: protein MGQTPITTKNQAIWAAVVNKIYFSDKFYLSNEFHLRRANWGLSAEQIIERPALNYDFAKFITGSIGYSFVLNDPYGTIPAPLPTLEHNIWEQIVLKHKLEKLSFKHRYRIEHRFVQRIGQDANQSYYIDGFQFRQRFRYRFTLNYTLKSFKDQQAKLFIQAFDELFLNINSPQTTAPIFNQNWIYIGLGYAFNPHGNIQLGYMNQSFQRNASWFENNHNIVLSFSYNIHLKKPLKKPTN from the coding sequence ATGGGTCAAACGCCAATAACAACCAAAAATCAAGCGATCTGGGCAGCCGTTGTGAATAAAATTTATTTTAGCGATAAATTTTATTTGAGCAATGAATTTCATCTAAGGCGAGCCAATTGGGGGCTTTCAGCAGAACAAATTATAGAACGTCCAGCACTCAACTACGACTTCGCCAAATTTATTACTGGTTCAATTGGTTATTCATTTGTGCTGAATGATCCTTATGGAACGATTCCAGCCCCTTTGCCGACCCTAGAACACAATATTTGGGAGCAAATTGTGCTTAAACATAAATTGGAGAAACTGTCTTTTAAACATAGGTATAGAATAGAACATCGTTTTGTGCAGCGAATTGGTCAAGATGCAAATCAAAGTTATTACATTGATGGTTTTCAGTTTCGACAACGATTTCGTTATCGATTTACCCTTAATTATACGTTAAAATCATTTAAGGATCAGCAGGCAAAATTGTTTATACAAGCATTTGATGAACTCTTTTTGAACATTAATTCGCCACAGACAACGGCTCCTATTTTTAATCAAAATTGGATTTATATTGGTCTAGGTTATGCCTTTAATCCTCATGGAAACATCCAACTAGGCTATATGAATCAATCTTTTCAACGCAATGCTTCTTGGTTTGAAAACAACCATAATATTGTGCTCAGCTTTAGTTACAATATCCATCTAAAAAAGCCATTAAAAAAACCTACAAATTAA
- a CDS encoding SulP family inorganic anion transporter, translating into MNNVKQQQTILGSFDFSHLKGDLLGGLTGAIIALPMGLAFGIQSGLGAEAGLYTAIILAIIAAFIGGTKTLLSDPTGPMTIVSATVVSGALVAVNNDLTTAAPIIMATFVLAGIFQIIFGFMGLAKLVKFMPYPVVSGFMGGIGVIIIILQLFPLMGHASPKGMLNILGNIHTPMLHLNKDALLLGLGTIALIYTIPLLHKKLPSILLALIGMTLLSIAIPMEVPRIGEIPSGIPAFQLETLFSLEWQHLSMILAPAITLAALGTIDTLLTSTVADSLTKTKHDGNKELKGQGLGNLVVALFGGIPGAGATMGTVTNIRTGGKTNLSGIFKGIALLIIVLGLGHYVQFIPMAVLAGILVTIGIGIIDVKGLKLLPKVPKSDALILIVTLLVTVFDNLLDAVALGTMIAFIIFMKKMSDAALKANKFGLLGDFLQQKGLPKELAQNVYIKHLEGPLFFGFADDFKTRTERIEGVEVVVMHLDHVPFMDETGILVLQEAIIMLEDKGMDVYLTGLQQEVEERLRIVGIIPHYIQEKEVFRNLDECMIYLADQYQCQHIQGAIDNLFEEALKHQRQPTT; encoded by the coding sequence ATGAACAACGTAAAACAACAACAAACAATCCTTGGTAGCTTTGATTTTAGTCATCTTAAAGGTGATCTATTAGGAGGCTTGACAGGCGCAATTATAGCACTCCCAATGGGATTAGCCTTCGGTATACAATCAGGTTTGGGCGCAGAAGCAGGACTTTATACTGCTATTATTTTAGCTATAATTGCGGCCTTTATCGGTGGCACCAAAACACTATTGAGTGACCCAACGGGTCCAATGACAATTGTTTCTGCAACTGTTGTTTCTGGTGCTTTAGTGGCGGTCAATAACGATTTAACAACTGCTGCGCCTATTATTATGGCTACCTTTGTCCTAGCGGGCATCTTTCAAATTATTTTTGGCTTTATGGGGCTTGCTAAACTGGTTAAATTCATGCCCTACCCTGTGGTTTCTGGCTTTATGGGAGGGATTGGAGTGATCATTATCATTCTACAATTATTTCCACTAATGGGGCATGCTTCTCCCAAGGGAATGTTAAATATATTAGGTAATATTCACACCCCAATGCTTCATTTAAATAAGGATGCCCTTTTGCTAGGCTTGGGTACCATTGCCCTAATTTATACTATTCCATTGCTCCATAAAAAACTACCGAGCATTCTACTGGCATTGATAGGAATGACACTCCTTTCTATAGCAATTCCTATGGAAGTTCCGAGAATTGGAGAAATTCCTTCTGGCATCCCAGCGTTTCAACTGGAAACGCTCTTTTCATTAGAATGGCAACACTTATCTATGATTCTTGCGCCAGCTATTACCCTAGCAGCTTTAGGAACAATAGATACCCTATTGACCTCTACGGTTGCCGATAGTTTGACAAAAACCAAACACGATGGCAATAAAGAACTAAAGGGACAAGGATTAGGCAACTTGGTGGTTGCATTATTTGGTGGTATTCCTGGTGCAGGGGCGACCATGGGAACTGTTACCAATATTCGAACAGGAGGTAAAACCAATCTATCTGGTATTTTTAAAGGGATTGCGTTATTGATTATAGTATTAGGCTTAGGACATTATGTACAATTTATTCCTATGGCTGTTTTAGCAGGAATCCTTGTCACGATTGGCATTGGCATTATTGACGTGAAAGGGCTTAAGTTATTGCCTAAGGTTCCAAAATCAGATGCCTTGATCTTAATTGTTACCCTATTAGTAACCGTTTTTGACAACCTTTTAGATGCCGTTGCTTTGGGAACTATGATTGCCTTTATTATTTTCATGAAAAAAATGTCGGATGCAGCTCTAAAAGCTAACAAATTTGGGCTATTAGGTGATTTTCTGCAACAAAAAGGATTGCCCAAAGAATTGGCACAAAATGTTTATATCAAACATTTAGAAGGACCACTATTTTTTGGTTTTGCAGACGATTTTAAGACTAGAACCGAACGCATTGAAGGCGTTGAAGTCGTTGTTATGCATTTGGATCATGTCCCGTTTATGGACGAAACTGGAATCTTAGTTTTGCAAGAAGCAATTATAATGCTTGAAGACAAAGGAATGGATGTTTATTTGACGGGGCTTCAACAAGAGGTAGAAGAACGGTTGCGAATTGTAGGCATTATTCCGCATTATATTCAAGAAAAAGAAGTTTTTCGCAATTTAGACGAATGTATGATTTATCTCGCTGACCAATATCAGTGTCAACACATACAAGGTGCCATTGATAACTTATTTGAAGAAGCACTCAAACATCAGAGACAACCAACTACATAG